ATCTATATCTTTGGTTCCTAGTGTTTTATAAACACCATAGCCAACAATGAGGCCTAATGTCCCAAAAAGTACTACTAAGTCTAATGTGCTCATCTGAAGGAAATGCTAAACCAGTACAACAATAAAATGACTACTACCAAATTGCCAAATACAAACAAGTACATGGTTTTCCAGTTATTAAAAAATGGAGGTTTGTCTGATGAATCCAATGGAGTACTGTTTAGATGATTATTCTTTTCCTATTGATATCATATTCGTGAAGATGCGATAAGCACCTGGAACACCAGCAGGGAGTTCTCTAAACCAAGAATAGCCAGAATAGATATAATAACCTTTTCCATACTTGGCAACTAGCAGTCCTCCATCTTTTGGGTCTTCGCCCGGATCATTGGAGGACAAAATAGCTTCATACTGTTCATCCCATTCATTAGGAAAGTAAAGACCTCTTTCCTGCACCCATCCTTCAAAGTCTGCATTAGTGATTTTATTAGGGAAGTTTAAAACTTGATGCGCTGGCTTAAGAATTCTAACTTCCGCGCCTTCTACGGTCACCCTATCACGAGACAGTTGTAATGGATAGGGTCCCAAATCTTTAGTAACTAAAGCATGAGAAGTGTTGTATTGAACGATCATAGTCCCTCCATTCTTCACATACTCCATCAATTCTTCCTGATAAAACTTTAATCGATCATTTGTATTGTAGGCCCTAATACCGAGGATCACTGCATCATAATTTTTCATTTTATCTGCGGTAATATCTCCGTTTGATAATTCTGTTACCTGATAGCCGATCTGCTCCAAGCTCGCAGGAATCTCATCTCCAGAACCCACGATGTAACCTACATTCGTTCCACGTTTTTCCAATTCTACCTTGACAACTTTTGCTTTAGATATTGGAAACAAAGCTTGAACTGGGATGTGATCATATTCGATACGAACCAAGCTTTTGTTATACGCCTTACCTCCAATATTAGCTAATGCGCTTATTTCACCGCTACTTGCACTAGACGGTGGAAATAATTCAAAGGTGAAAGTGGCTTCCGCTCCCTTATCGCTAAGCTCAAATGCATAATTTTCTGGTGTTACTTTCCAGCCTGAAGGAATGTCAAGAGATACTTGACCTTTTAATCCCGATTTTCCAGCTAATACTTGCACATCCACTTTTTTGGATGCTCCATTGCCAAATACATATACCTTTTCAGAAATATTTAGAAACACAGGCGGAGTTACTTCTAAGGGTCGATACGATTCACCATCTACAGGAGAATTCTCTTTGTATATCACAGGAAGCTCATATTCCAATAGCGCACCTTCGATTTCGACAGTAGCAATCCAAGACAATGCTGGCGCATTTTCAGGTGTGCCTATCAAATTTTGATCGGCTACTTTGTACATCCCCAAGCTACCTTCTTCTCTCAACCAATAAGGATCTGAATACACTGCATCCTCGTCCAATAAGTATTTCCTATCCATATTGAATGGTTGATTATTAATTAGTTGTTGATTCACATCGAAGCTTTGTACATCTCCTAGCTTGATAGAAACCAATTTCATATCGATTGCTGATCGATTAATAGATTCAACGCTTAGCATCATAGAATCACCTGGTGTATATGCAAATTGATCAGCTTTTACCTCCATATATAAACCTGTACACGCTTTGATCAAACCCTTGATTTCCTGCTGTTTAATTGTTTTCCAATAGGCATCCTTTACTTTTTCTAATTCCTTGTAGGCCTGAACCAAATCAGGAATTATAATCGATGGATTCGTTGGGTCGAAATGCATAAGTGCATTATCCACATGATACCCGACTTTATCTCCTCCCTTCACTCTTTTCCAACTCGTATCTATACCATCAAACATATCAGAGGATCGGTCACCCGCTGTATGATCAAAATATTCAATTTGCGTTCCTCTGGACCCGGTAGAGCCAAAACCTTGGCTTTTGTGCATACTTCTACTCAATGAAGCAATTTCAGGGTAAGATTTCCCTAATAATGGATTGTAGGCTCCTAAATCCAAAGTCATCAAAGAAGCAGTGTCCATTTCAATGCCGGCCCGTCGATAGAAAAATGGATGTGTATTGAATAATAAACGTTTAGGCTGCCATACACCATATTTTTCAGCAGATGCTGGGTACTGCTTTTTGTCTGCGGCTAATTCAAAAGCTTCTTTGGCCAGAATAGCAGAAGCGGTATGATGTCCATGACCACCTAGACCTGTGCCAGGAAATCTGGTAATAATAATGTCAGGTCGATGTTTTCTATACACGCGAACAAAATCCTCTAACACTTGATCCTTATCCCAAATTTCAAAGGTCTCTTCTGGATTCTTTGAATAGCCAAAATCGTTGGCTCTACTGAAATACTGCTGTCCGCCATCGATCCTTCTGGCTGCCAACAACTCCTGTGTTCTTATTAATCCCAGTAGTTCTCTAATCTCAGAGCCAATCAAATTTTGTCCCCCATCGCCACGGGTAGCTGATAGATAGGCTGTATTAAATTTCTTTTCATTCGCCATATAGGCGATTACCCTGGTATTCTCATCATCTGGATGAGCGGCTACATAAAGTACAGAACCAAGCACGTTCAGCTTTTGTAACATCAGCTGAATCTCTGCAGCATTAGGTTTCTTGGGCTGCTGGGCTTGAATAGAAAAAGAAAGGGTAAATGATAATAGAATTAAGAACAGTCGAATGGTTCGCATATTAGAATTATAAAATTTCCAACAATGATAGTTGGCCAGTCATTAATAAAAAAACAATAAGTGCTAAACGGTAATATCTGTTTTGAGTTATGAACAATTAAAAACACAAGAGGCCTACCCATGGGGCAGACCTCTATCCTACTTTAACCTAAACTTATTACCCTCAACTATTTCTTCTTCTGAACCTTCTTTTTCGTCTTTGCTTAGGATCAATTTCTACTTCTGTGGAAATCCCATCCTGCGTAATAGTTACCAAATTATCACACGTTCCATCACCATAGTCTATGATTTTTTCACTCTCTCCTTCGACGTTGATTGAAAGAATACCTGAGACTGGTGCATAAGTTCCTTCTTCCCTACAAACACTCAAGGTCAATATCGGAGTGGTTTCATCTACTGTATTCTCATAAGTCAGACCTTCTCTATTTATACCCTCAGCTGAACCAAAACGCTCTACTTGTATTTTCTCCCCTTCTTCGAAAGTTGCAATTCTAGTTCTGGTCGATTCCCTAGTAGCTACCGTACCATCAGGAAAAGAAAGTTTACCTCCAGTCAGCGTTGCATTATATTCTTTTTCGGTATCTGTACCAGACACATAGGTCAAGACTCGAGTTCCTTCTACGCCTATTGTATCTACGGTGTAGTCCTCTAAGGTAATCGTGCGTTTGAAGCCGGGCACGTCTCTTTCTCCCTCATGGGTAATAATGATTTTGCCTGTTCGAATTCTGCCATCACGACCTTCGCAGCCCTCCTCTCCAAAATCAATGATTTTGGTATTAGTGGCTTCATCTTGCGTCACAACAACGCAATCCCCAAATCGTTTACCTCCATAACCAAATCCGCCAAGAGTTTTAGCTCCCGAGGCTTCAAATGAGTTAGTGGCAAAATCAGCTGCTTCATCAATCTCCTCCATCAATTCGCTGGATGTGGTTTCTAAACTTGCATCCTCAATCGCGATATCAGTAGATCCACTGTCACTTATAGTTTCTACATCATCAGAACAAGAATAAAAAGTCAAAGCAGCAGTCGAGATAAAAATTCCAATTAATCTTTTCATGGTTTTAAATATTTAATGGTTGTCTTTTTCAAATTTGTTTGGCTCTTTGACTACCACTTGACACAAAGGTTTAATGCAGGCTTAGATTTTTTTCAAAAAAATGACAGATCGCATTAAAAAGCTTATGTTTGATACAAATAAGCAGATATGAAAAAAAGGATTTTAACTCTGGTTTCATTCATCTTGATCCTTACGAATAGTGAGGCGCAGGTATCCCTGAACTATTACCTTCCTCAAGACATCAACTACAATTCATCCGTCCCTACTCCTAAATCTATCCTAGGTCATGAAGTAGGAGAATGGCATGTAAGCCATGACAAACTGGTCCAGTATATGTATGCTCTGGCTGAATCTTCTGAACGTGTAGAAATTGAAGAATATGCCAGAAGTCATGAAAACCGTCCATTGCTCACACTTAAAATCTCCTCTCCGGACAATATCAATAACTTAGAAAAAATCAGAAAAGAGCACTTGAAAATTTCTGATTATAATCAATCCCAAAACCTTGACCTTTCCTCTATGCCTTTGGTAGCTTATCTAGGCTACAGCATACATGGAAATGAATCCAGCGGGAGTAATGCAGCATTACTAGTCGCTTATTATTTAGCGGCAGCACAAGGTGATGAAATAGAAGATTGGCTAAGAAATACAGTAATCCTACTTGATCCAAGCTACAACCCTGATGGGCTGAATCGTTTCGCTTCTTGGGTAAATAGTAAAAAAAGCAAAAACCAAGTCACAGATCCGAATAATACGGAACAAAATGAAAACTGGCCCGGATCCAGAACCAATCACTACTGGTTCGACCTCAATAGAGATTGGCTACCTGTCCAACACCCAGAATCATACGGGAGGATCAAACAATATCACCATTGGAAGCCTAATGTGTTGACCGATCATCACGAAATGGGCACCAATGGCACCTACTTTTTTCAACCCGGTATTCCAAGCAGGAACAATCCTTTGACCCCAAATAAGACCTACGAGCTCACTAGAAAGATTGCCAACTATCACGCCGAAGCTTTAGATGAAATTGGCTCACTTTATTATTCAGAAGAATCGTTCGATGATTTTTATATAGGCAAAGGATCTAGCTATCCGGATGTGAATGGCGCTATAGGCATTCTCTTCGAGCAGGCCAGTGCTCGAAGCCATGCCCAACAAAGTGAGAATGGCTTATTGACCTTCCCTTTCGCAATCAAAAATCATTTCACTACTTCACTATCTACGCTGAGAGCTTCTTATGCACTTAAGAGTGAATTGCTTGATCACCAACGAAAATTCTATACAGAAATTCCGTCGTTGGCAAGTAAAGAAGAAATCAAAGGATACGTGTTCTCTGCTCCTAACGACAATAGTAAAATCAAAGCCTTCCTTAACATCCTAAACGCCCATCAGGTGGATGTATATAAACTCAAAAAACAAATCAATGAATTCAAAGCAAATGAATCGTACATCATTCCAATGAAACAAAATCAATATCGGATGATACAAGGCATGTTTGAAACACGTACCCAATTTCAAGACAGCCTATTTTATGATGTATCCGCTTGGACTTTACCCCTAGCCTTCGATTTGAATTATAAAGAAATAAAAGGAAAGAGTTTCTCTCCTGATATGCTAGGGGATAAAATTGAAATTGATGAATTACCTTCATTTAACTCAACATTAGAACCTTCAAAGTACGCCTATGCCTTTCACTGGCAAGACAGCCAATCACCGGCCCTATTGTATGACATCCAAAAAACAGGACTTCGAACTAAGGTAGCTACTGAACCATGGGCCGATGCTCAAGGCCAATCATTTGAAAGAGGCAGCATTTTGATTCCATTGCAAAATCAAAATATGGAAGAGGGTAAAATTCGCAGCGCTTTACAAACGCTTAGTATAAAACATCAAATTACGATTACATCTATTGAATCTGGAAATACCGGTGGCTTTCAACTCGGGAGCCCAAAGTTCAAAGTGCTCAATACCCCGAAAGCTGTTTTGCTCATTGGTGACGAGGTCAATCCTTATGAAGCTGGGGAAGTTTGGCATATGCTAGATCAACGCATGGGCATGGCTCTACCTATGGTTAGCATTGATCAATTGAATGACATGAGTTTGACTCACTATAATACGATTGTTATGGTAAGCGGAAGCTATGGCAATGTGGCTCAAGCCAAAATAAAATCCTGGGTTCAAAATGGAGGAAATATTATAACTATCAGAACTGCTAGCAAATGGATATCCGAAGCTGGCTTATCCAAAATCAAATACAAAAAAATAGCCAAAGATTCAACACAAAAATACCTAGCCTACAACACTAGATCCCGATCGCAAGGTGCACAAAGAATCGGAGGAGCTATATTCGAAACATCCAATGACTTGACACACCCCTTGGGTTTCGGTTTTTCTGACAACCGTTTACCCATTTTCAAAAAAGGCACTCAGTTTATGGAATTAGCCAAGACCCCCTATGCGCAGCCAGCACATTACACTTCCAATCCCTTGATGGCGGGTTACATCTCAGAAGAAAACCTGAAGTTGATTCCGGATGGTCCAGCTATAGGACTTTCGGCTTATGGTAAAGGTATGATCATATCTTTCAACGACAACCCAAATTTCAGAGCCTATTGGTATGGAACACAAAGGTTATTTTTAAACGCTCTGTTTTTTGGAGGAATCATAGAAGCTGGATCGGCTCGGTAACAACAGAATGCTTTTTCAATTGCGTTTTTATCAACAATTCGCTGATTAATTAGAAAACTCCTAATAATTTCAATGATCAGTTGCAAATGAGTATTGTCTTTTATCAATTCAATGATAATTTGATACAAATACATATCTTTGCCAGCCTTAATAATCACATTTATTTTAATCGGAAGTTTCGCGAATTACCACGGCTTCAGATCACTAAAAACACACTAAGAAATGAAATTCAAATCAGGGGTTCTCACTGGAGACGAAGTAACCGAATTATTGAACTACGCGAATGAGAATCAGTTCGCTCTACCAGCAGCTAACGTCATCGGGTCTAGCTCTATCAATGCAGTATTGGAAACTGCCAAAGAATTGAATTCGCCAGTAATGGTGCAGTTCTCAAATGGAGGCGCGGCCTTCAATGCAGGAAAAGGATTGTCTAACGACGGGCAAAAAGCAGCTATCGCTGGTGCTGTATCGGGTGCACACCACGTACATATGATGGCAGAAGCTTACGGCGTGCCTGTAATCTTGAACACAGACCACTGTGCTAAGAAATTGTTGCCTTGGATCGACGGTATGTTGGACGCTGGTGAAGAATTTTTTGCTAGAACTGGAAAATCTCTTTTCTCTTCTCACATGATCGATTTGTCTGAAGAGCCAATCGAAGAAAACATCGAGACTTGTAAAAAGTACTTGGAACGCATGTCTAAAATGGGCATGACATTGGAGATCGAGCTAGGAATCACAGGTGGTGAGGAAGATGGCGTAGATAACTCGGATGTAGATGAGTCTAGACTATATACTCAACCAGAAGAAGTAGCTTACGCATACGAAGAACTAGGAAAAGTGAGTGATAAATTCACGATTGCTGCTGCATTTGGTAATGTACACGGTGTATACAAGCCAGGAAATGTGAAGTTGACTCCGAAAATTTTGAAAAACTCTCAAGATCATATTCAAGAGAAGTTTGGCACAGGTCACAACCCAGTAAACTTTGTATTCCACGGTGGATCAGGATCTACTAGAGAAGAAATCAGAGAAGCAATTTCTTATGGAGCTATCAAAATGAACATTGACACAGACTTACAATGGGCATATTGGGATGGCGTGAAAAACTACTACCAAAAGAACGAAGGCTACTTGCAAGGACAAATCGGTAACCCAGAAGGTGACGACAGCCCTAACAAGAAGTTCTACGATCCACGTGTTTGGACTAGAGAAGCTGAGAAGTCATTTGTGGCAAGATTGAAAGATGCATTCGAAGATTTAAATAACATCAATAGAAACGCGTAACTCAAAAAAGTTTCGCATAAGAATTAAAAAGAACCGTCATTTTGGCGGTTCTTTTTTTGTTTCTAAAATTCAAATTTCTTGAATAGAATCATTTTGAACCCTGCACAATTAATGACATTTTTGTGACACTTTAAAAACGACATTACAAACCCAAATAAAATACCAAGTGAAGAACATATCAGTAATCGGATCAGGCACTATGGGCAACGGAATTGCACATGTATTTGCCCAAACAGGATATACAGTCAACCTCATAGACATCTCACAAGATGCACTGGATCGTGCCATTGCAACTATCAGCAAAAACCTGGATCGACTGATTAAAAAAGAAAAAATTACCGAAGCAGATAAGACAGCTACTCTTGGCAACATCACCACATTTACGAAATTGGCCGATGGCGTGAAAGAAGCAGACTTAGTGGTAGAAGCCGCAACTGAAAACATGGCCCTCAAGCTTGATATTTTCAAGCAAATAGACGAGCACACCAAGCCGTCTTGTATTTTAGCATCCAACACCTCCTCCATATCTATTACCAAAATTGGCTCTGCAACCAACAGAAAAGATAAAGTGATCGGCATGCACTTTATGAATCCAGTGCCGGTAATGAAACTGGTTGAAGTAATTCGTGGGTACAGTACGAGTGATGAGACTACAGATACCATCATGGAGCTGTCGAAAAAGCTTTCAAAGGTTCCTGTAGAAGTAAATGATTATCCAGGCTTTGTGGCAAATAGAATATTGATGCCTATGATCAACGAAGCCATCTATACCCTTTATGAAGGAGTAGCTGGTGTAGAAGAAATAGACACCGTAATGAAACTTGGCATGGCGCACCCAATGGGTCCGTTGCAGCTTGCAGATTTTATTGGCTTGGATGTTTGCTTATCCATCATGAGAGTATTGCACGACGGTTTTGGCAATCCAAAATATGCTCCTTGCCCACTATTGGTAAATATGGTAGAAGCTGGCGTACTTGGTGCTAAATCAGGAGAAGGTTTTTACAAATATGAAGCTGGGTCTAAAGAGCTGGTAGTTTCCAAACAATTTCAGAAATAAGTAAATGGCGAAAGCGCGAAAAGGAAAATCTAAAAGCAGCAATAGCAAAGGTACGGGCGTCAATAGTTCAGCCATCTTTGTTATTGTTGCTATTCTGGCTTTAGTGGCACTGTACTGGGTCAAACAAGATCCTGATTGGAATAATGAGCTTGATAAAATTATTTCAAGCACCAAATCCAAGACTGAGCAGTTAACTAAAAAGGAAGATAAGCCTCAGGCAGACGACCGTTCTCAAAAATCAAACTCCAATTCACAAAAAACAGATAGCCAAAACAAAACATCTACAGAGCCAAAAAGAGAGAAATTCGAAGAAAACAAAATCAACGCTCAAAACGGTGCTGTTGAAACTATCGAGACCAACGAAAATCTCCCTGTCTATACAAAGGATGATAATTACTATTATTCCGCAAGTTTTGATTTTACCTGGCCGACATACACCCAAGATGATGCAATTGTTGAGCACGAGCACTACACACTCAGATACAATGAAAAAACAGAACAAGCAGACTGGGTAGCATACACCTTGAAAAAGGTCAATCTTGATAATTCAAAATTCAAACGAACGGATAATTTTAGAGAAGACCCTGATGTAAAAACAAAATCCGCCTCTCTAGCAGATTACAAAGGTTCCGGGTACGACAGAGGTCACCTCGCTCCGGCTGCTGACTTTGCCTGGACTAAAAATGGCATGAGCGAATCCTTCTACATGAGTAATATGAGTCCACAACAACCTGGATTTAATCGTGGAATTTGGAAAAAATTGGAAGAAAGAGTAAGAGACTGGGCAAGGAGCAATCATGAAGTCTATGTAGTTACAGGCCCTATATATCATGGTAAGGGTGAGAAAATAGGCAAAAACAAAGTCGTGGTTCCAGACCAATATTATAAGGTAATCCTTGAGCTGAATGGAAAAGAGGTTAAAGGCATTGGTTTTATTCTGGACAACGAAAAGTCGTCTAAAGACCTTAGCGTCTATGCTATGAGCATCGATGAAGTCGAAAACGCAACCGGACTGGACTTTTTCCCTTCAATACCAGATCCATTAGAAACTGAAATTGAACAGACTTACAATTATTCGCTATGGAAATAGTGAATAAGAATTATTTACAATACTTCTTCTGAGCAGCCTCAGCCTCTTTTACTCCCAGATCTTTAGCTGACTTGAAATCTGCGCAAGCTCCTTTTTTTCGATTGCCCTGCATTTTAATAGCACCGCGATATAAATAAGCTTCGCCCAATTCTCTATCCAAGTTAATGGCATTATTGTAGGCCGTGAGTGCTTCAGAAAATGCTCCGAGCTGATGTTGTGACCTTCCCAGCCAGAAATGTGCCTGCGGTAAATTCACATTTTCCTTCACTGCCATTTGACCATAATATTTCGCTTTTTCGAATTTATGGTCTCGGTAATAGAATTTACTCAAGCTCAACATCGCTGAGGTATTCTTTTTGTCAATTTCTAATACGGCTTCGAAATCATTATAAGCTTTTTGAAACTTACCAAGCTCTTCAAATGACCTTCCGCGGTTATAAAGAGACTTTACATGAGAAGGATGCAACTTCAAATATTCGTCATACGCCTTTATCGCCTCAGCGTATTTTCCATCACTGTAAAGGGTATCTCCCTTGGTTCTTTCTTCGTTTTCACACGCTAAGAGTGCTAATGCCAGCACCCAGATCATCAAATGTCTCATTACTCCAATTTTGCGCAAACTTATAACGAATACTTAAATAATGGATAGATAATTATCAATTTGGAGCGACAATTGAAGCTTTTATAGAAACCACCTGCACAGGGTCAATCGGATCATTTGAATAAATGGTTATGGATTTATTCTGATTGCCCTTCCGGTTTGCAGCATCAAAAGTTCCTTTTAGAGTAATCGATTTGCCAGGCTTGATATTTTCCTTTGGCAACTCGGCTACGAAGCAAGCACAATTCGACTTCACCTTTCTTATATTAAGAACACTAAGGCCATGATTAGTTAAAACAAATTCTGCAACAGTCTTACTACCTTCATTTACTTTCCCCAAATCCTGCAATCTATCAGTAATGGCTAGCTTTGGTGCTTTTTCCATTTCTTCATCTGACATTGGAGCAAAATACTCGGAGACAGTTGCTAACACATTAATTTTTTTCGTTTCGGCACTTTCTTCGTTGGTATAAATCGTAATGCCATGATTATTGTAACCTAGGTTATCTTCATGAATAGGATCGTATTCAATATTCACTTTACCTACTTGTTTTGGAGCGAGTATTTGTGGCTCAAAAGTTAGTTTGATGAAAGCTGGAGCATCATATTTTTCTAGAATGGACAGAGTATCAGGACTATCATTATATATATCAAAAGATTTTACGACTTTCTTCTCAGTTGTTACTTTGCCTATATTCACCGATCGGCTCATAAAGCGAGTATTCCCTATTTTCAAAGTCATTTGTTCTTCTAAAGACTTTACTTTAGGAAGAACCTTTCCCTTGATATAAGCATGGGTAACTGCTGGGTCTCCATTAGTAGTAATGGTTAATGACTTCCTGAAATTCCCAGGTCTATTTCTCGGGTTATACTGAGCTTTCACAAACCCTCTTTCTCCTGGCAATACAGGTTCTTTAGACCAGCCTGGCGTGGTACACCCACATGATGCACGAACGTGACTAATAACTAGTGGGGCTGTCCCTGTGTTTTCGAATTCAAATTCATATATAGCAGGTCCTCCATCTTCTTTGATCTCGCCAAAATCATGGTCGTTTGTTATGAATTCGAGCTTGCCTTTTTCCTGTGCGAAAACCAGAATTGGCAATGAAAAAAATGCAAGGAAAATAGCTAGTTTACTAATTTTTGACATGATTTCTTATGAATTATTCAATGCAAATAAACAATAATGTCTTAACGTAACAAAGGGAAATAATTTTATTAATTTGCGCAAAAATTAACTATGGCAAGAGTATTAACAGGAATTCAGAGTTCGGGAAGGCCACACTTGGGTAATTTGCTTGGCGCAATCATGCCAGCCATCCGACTGACGGAAAATGAAAACCAAGAGTCACTTCTATTTATAGCGGATCTACACTCTTTTACTACTATAAAGGATCCAGAAGTAAGAAAAGAAAATGTTAAATCCATAGCAGCAGCCTGGCTTGCGTGTGGTCTAGATACATCCAAATCCATTTTCTATAGACAATCAAAAATTCCAGAGGTCTGTGAATTGACTTGGTTTCTCAACTGTGTGACTCCCTACCCTATGCTAGCCAATGCTCATTCATTCAAAGATAAAGCTGGACGCTTGGCAGATGTAAATGCAGGCCTATTCGACTACCCTGTGCTCATGGCCGCGGACATTATCATGTACGATGCCGAAATCGTGCCTGTAGGAAAGGATCAAAGGCAACATATCGAAATGACTCGCGACATTGCTAAAGCATTCAATCATCAATTTGGAGAGGTCTTCATAATTCCAGAAGCTAAGATCGACGATGAGGTGATGACTATTCCCGGCACCGATGGCCAAAAAATGAGTAAGTCCTATGGCAATATCATTGATGTTTTTTTACCTGAGAAAAAACTCAAAAAGAATGTCATGTCTATCCTCACCGATAGCACACCCATGGAAGAGCCAAAAAAACCAGATACCTGTAACGTATACAACATTTTCAAAACGATAGCTTCTGAGGACCAAAAGACAGAGATGAGAAAGAATTACGAGGGAGGCAACTACGGTTATGGTCATGCTAAAACAGCATTATTTGAATTGATGCTGGACAAGTTCTCAGAAGAAAGAAAGCAGTTTGATCATTTTATGAATAATGAACAAGCCATCGAACAGCATTTACAAGAAGGAGAAGAAAAAGCAAGAAACATTGCCAGAGAGGTAATGTCAAGAGTAAAAACCACCATTGGATTCTAAAATATCATGGAAGAAAATATCAAAAAATCTATTGACACTTGGCTAAATAGTAACATTGATGAAGCCGATAAAACTGCCCTTAAAGAACTAGTTACTAGTGGCAATGAAACAGAATTGGTTGATTCCTTTTATAAAGATCTAGAATTCGGTACAGGAGGCCTTCGTGGTATTATGGGTCTGGGCTCCAACCGAATGAATAAATACACCGTAGGAAGTGCAACTCAAGGATTAGCCAACTACATCAACCTACAATTTCCAAATGAAGAAGCCTCAGTAGCTATCGCTCATGACAGCAGAAATAATAGCGACTTTTTCGCGCAAATCGTAGCTGACATTCTCTCTGCCAATGGAATTAAAGTTTATCTATTTGATGAACTCAGACCTACTCCGGAACTTTCTTTTGCGATAAGAGAACTAGGCTGTAAAAGTGGAATCGTGGTCACTGCCTCTCACAACCCAAAAGAATACAATGGATATAAAGTATATTGGGAAGATGGCGCGCAAATCATTGCGCCACATGATACTAAAATCATAGAGGAAGTCAGAAAAATTACAAGTTTTGATCAAATCAAATTTGAAGCAAACACTGACCTTATTCAATCAATCGGCAAAGACATAGATGATCGTTATTTGGCAGAAATGTCAAAATTGAGTCTTTCGCCAGACGCCATAAAAAATCAATCAGATCTATCTATTGTCTTCTCACCTATTCACGGCAC
The sequence above is drawn from the Reichenbachiella sp. genome and encodes:
- the fbaA gene encoding class II fructose-bisphosphate aldolase: MKFKSGVLTGDEVTELLNYANENQFALPAANVIGSSSINAVLETAKELNSPVMVQFSNGGAAFNAGKGLSNDGQKAAIAGAVSGAHHVHMMAEAYGVPVILNTDHCAKKLLPWIDGMLDAGEEFFARTGKSLFSSHMIDLSEEPIEENIETCKKYLERMSKMGMTLEIELGITGGEEDGVDNSDVDESRLYTQPEEVAYAYEELGKVSDKFTIAAAFGNVHGVYKPGNVKLTPKILKNSQDHIQEKFGTGHNPVNFVFHGGSGSTREEIREAISYGAIKMNIDTDLQWAYWDGVKNYYQKNEGYLQGQIGNPEGDDSPNKKFYDPRVWTREAEKSFVARLKDAFEDLNNINRNA
- a CDS encoding 3-hydroxybutyryl-CoA dehydrogenase; the encoded protein is MKNISVIGSGTMGNGIAHVFAQTGYTVNLIDISQDALDRAIATISKNLDRLIKKEKITEADKTATLGNITTFTKLADGVKEADLVVEAATENMALKLDIFKQIDEHTKPSCILASNTSSISITKIGSATNRKDKVIGMHFMNPVPVMKLVEVIRGYSTSDETTDTIMELSKKLSKVPVEVNDYPGFVANRILMPMINEAIYTLYEGVAGVEEIDTVMKLGMAHPMGPLQLADFIGLDVCLSIMRVLHDGFGNPKYAPCPLLVNMVEAGVLGAKSGEGFYKYEAGSKELVVSKQFQK
- a CDS encoding M14 family metallopeptidase, which produces MKKRILTLVSFILILTNSEAQVSLNYYLPQDINYNSSVPTPKSILGHEVGEWHVSHDKLVQYMYALAESSERVEIEEYARSHENRPLLTLKISSPDNINNLEKIRKEHLKISDYNQSQNLDLSSMPLVAYLGYSIHGNESSGSNAALLVAYYLAAAQGDEIEDWLRNTVILLDPSYNPDGLNRFASWVNSKKSKNQVTDPNNTEQNENWPGSRTNHYWFDLNRDWLPVQHPESYGRIKQYHHWKPNVLTDHHEMGTNGTYFFQPGIPSRNNPLTPNKTYELTRKIANYHAEALDEIGSLYYSEESFDDFYIGKGSSYPDVNGAIGILFEQASARSHAQQSENGLLTFPFAIKNHFTTSLSTLRASYALKSELLDHQRKFYTEIPSLASKEEIKGYVFSAPNDNSKIKAFLNILNAHQVDVYKLKKQINEFKANESYIIPMKQNQYRMIQGMFETRTQFQDSLFYDVSAWTLPLAFDLNYKEIKGKSFSPDMLGDKIEIDELPSFNSTLEPSKYAYAFHWQDSQSPALLYDIQKTGLRTKVATEPWADAQGQSFERGSILIPLQNQNMEEGKIRSALQTLSIKHQITITSIESGNTGGFQLGSPKFKVLNTPKAVLLIGDEVNPYEAGEVWHMLDQRMGMALPMVSIDQLNDMSLTHYNTIVMVSGSYGNVAQAKIKSWVQNGGNIITIRTASKWISEAGLSKIKYKKIAKDSTQKYLAYNTRSRSQGAQRIGGAIFETSNDLTHPLGFGFSDNRLPIFKKGTQFMELAKTPYAQPAHYTSNPLMAGYISEENLKLIPDGPAIGLSAYGKGMIISFNDNPNFRAYWYGTQRLFLNALFFGGIIEAGSAR
- a CDS encoding PIG-L family deacetylase, with the protein product MRTIRLFLILLSFTLSFSIQAQQPKKPNAAEIQLMLQKLNVLGSVLYVAAHPDDENTRVIAYMANEKKFNTAYLSATRGDGGQNLIGSEIRELLGLIRTQELLAARRIDGGQQYFSRANDFGYSKNPEETFEIWDKDQVLEDFVRVYRKHRPDIIITRFPGTGLGGHGHHTASAILAKEAFELAADKKQYPASAEKYGVWQPKRLLFNTHPFFYRRAGIEMDTASLMTLDLGAYNPLLGKSYPEIASLSRSMHKSQGFGSTGSRGTQIEYFDHTAGDRSSDMFDGIDTSWKRVKGGDKVGYHVDNALMHFDPTNPSIIIPDLVQAYKELEKVKDAYWKTIKQQEIKGLIKACTGLYMEVKADQFAYTPGDSMMLSVESINRSAIDMKLVSIKLGDVQSFDVNQQLINNQPFNMDRKYLLDEDAVYSDPYWLREEGSLGMYKVADQNLIGTPENAPALSWIATVEIEGALLEYELPVIYKENSPVDGESYRPLEVTPPVFLNISEKVYVFGNGASKKVDVQVLAGKSGLKGQVSLDIPSGWKVTPENYAFELSDKGAEATFTFELFPPSSASSGEISALANIGGKAYNKSLVRIEYDHIPVQALFPISKAKVVKVELEKRGTNVGYIVGSGDEIPASLEQIGYQVTELSNGDITADKMKNYDAVILGIRAYNTNDRLKFYQEELMEYVKNGGTMIVQYNTSHALVTKDLGPYPLQLSRDRVTVEGAEVRILKPAHQVLNFPNKITNADFEGWVQERGLYFPNEWDEQYEAILSSNDPGEDPKDGGLLVAKYGKGYYIYSGYSWFRELPAGVPGAYRIFTNMISIGKE